From the Mesorhizobium koreense genome, the window CAAGGTGGGCGCGGGAACCGGCGCGCTGGTGCGCGGCATTCGCGAGGCGGACCTGAAGAAGATCGATCTCGTCGCCAAACAACTGCACGCCGGCACGCTCGACGGATTTGACGAAAGCGGCGGCGTGGCGATCGGCGTCCGGATGGCGGAGAATCTCGGGTTGGAACTCGGCGATACGATCACGTTGATCTCGCCGGACGGGGACGTGACGCCCTTCGGCACAACGCCACGGGTCAAGGCCTATACGATCACGGCGATCTTCGACATCGGCATGTCGGAATACGATTCCACGATCATCTTCATGCCGTTCACGGAGGCGCAGGCCTATTTCAACTTCGGCGACAAGGCGCAGACCATCGAGATCTATCTCGACAATCCCGATAATGTCGACGAGATGCGGCCGAAGATTGAGCAGGCGGCGAAGCGCGAACTCTATCTGGTCGACTGGCGCACGCGTAACCAGACCTTCTTCTCAGCGCTCGAGGTCGAGCGCAACGTCATGTTCATGATCCTGACCCTGATCGTGCTGGTGGCGGCTCTCAACATCATCTCCGGCCTGATCATGCTGGTGAAGGACAAGGGCAGCGATATCGCCATTTTACGCACCATGGGCGCGACCAGCGGGGCGATCATGCGCATCTTCCTCATGGCGGGCTCGGCGATCGGGGCTGCCGGCACTCTTGCCGGCGTGGTGCTGGGCGTCGTGGTCTGCCTCAATGTGGAGCGCATCCGCGAATTCTTTTCCTGGCTATTGGGCACGACGCTGTTCAATCCTGAGCTCTATTTCCTAAGCCAGTTGCCGGCGCGCATGGATGCAAGCGAGACCATCTCCGTGGTCATCATGGCGCTGGTGCTCTCCTTCCTAGCGACGCTGTTCCCGGCGTGGCGGGCTGCCCGGCTCGATCCGGTCGAAGCGCTGAGGTACGAATGATGGCCGGCGAGTTCGTCCTCGAACTGAAGGCGGTGGAGCGCTATTACCTTCAGGGGCCGAAGAGGCTGACGATCCTGAACGGCGCGGAATTTTCGCTGAAGCGCGGCGAGATGGTCGCGCTGGTGGCGCCGTCGGGCACCGGCAAGTCGACCATGCTGCACGCCGCCGGCCTTCTCGAACGGCCGAATGGCGGCGACGTGATCGTCAACAACCGCGCCTGCGGGCGGCTTTCGGACGACGACCGCACGGCGATCCGCCGCAACGAGATCGGCTTCGTCTACCAGTTCCACCATCTGTTGCCCGAATTCTCGGCCATCGAGAACATCATGATGCCGCAGATCATCCGCGGCCTCAATCGGGCCGAGGCGCGTGAGCGGGCAGTACAACTCCTGGACTACATGAAGATCGGCAAGCGGGCCGAGCACCGGCCGGCCGAACTGTCGGGCGGCGAGCAGCAGCGCGTGGCGATCGCGCGCGCGGTTGCCAACGCGCCCCTCATCCTGCTCGCCGACGAGCCGACCGGCAATCTCGATCCCGGCACCGCAAGCTATGTCTACGAGGCGCTGGAGGCGCTGGTCCGGCAATCAGGCCTGTCGGCACTCTTCGCCACACACAACCACGAGCTTGCGGCGCGCATGGACCGCCGCGTGACACTCGCCGAAGGCAAGGTCGTGCCGCTGCGCTGAGCGCGGCGTCTATCCGCCTTTCCCGTTCCGCAATCGACCGATATCCGCTGGCCGATAAGCGGCTTGCCGGATGATCGCCTCGCGCGGCTGGCAGTCATGGCCGGAGGTGACTATAAGTCGAGTCCTCCTCCGCGCATCAGCGCGCTTCCTTTTCCAACCTGAACGGGAACAATCAGGATGCAACAACGCAAACTCGGGGCCGATGGGCCCCTCGTCGGCGCGATCGCCCTTGGCTGCATGAGCTTCGGCGGCGCCTACGGCGAGACGGACGAGGCCGAAAGCCATCGGACTCTTGCCAGGGCGCTCGAACTCGGCGTCACCTATCTCGACACGGCGAATATATATGGCATCGGGCGTGCCGAAGAGGTCATCGGCAGCTTCCTGAAAGGGAAGAAGGGAGATTTCAAGATCGCCACCAAGGCCGGCATCAAGGTCGGCCCGCCGCGCGGCTTCGACAATGCGCCGGAATACCTGCGCGAATGCCTCGAAGGTTCGCTACGGCGTCTCGGGCTCGATCATGTCGATCTGTTCTATGTTCACCGCCGCGACCAGAGCATCCCCATCGAGGACGTCGTCGAGACCCTTGTCCGCTTCAAGGAGGAGGGGAAGATCGGCGGCATCGGCTTCTCGGAGATATCGCCGGGCTCGCTCGAACGGGCCGCCGCGATGCATCCTGTTATGGCGGTGCAGAACGAATATTCCCTGTGGACCCGACTACCGGAGCTTGGCCTCGTCCAGGCGTGCGCGAGGCACGGCACGGCGCTCGTCGCCTTCTCGCCGCTCGGACGCGGCATGTTCGCCGATGTCATGCCCGATCCGACGCGCTTCCACGAGAAGGATTTCCGGCGCCGTAACCCGCGTTTCATGGAGCCTAATTTCGGCTTCAACAAGGAGAAGGTCGCCCGTTTCAACGCCTATGCGCGCGACAAGGGGCATTCGCCTTCATCGCTGGCGCTCGCCTGGGTGCTGGCCCACGCACCGCATATCATCCCGATCCCCGGCACGCGCTCTCCGGAGCATCTGGAACAGGATGCCGCCGGTGCCGACATTGTGCTGACGCCGAAGGATATGGGCGAGATCGAGGCGATCCTGCCGGTCGGTTTCGCCCATGGCGCACGCTACAGCGACCAGCAGAATATTGGCCCCGAACGTTACGGCTGACGTGGAGGGGCATGGCTGGCGAAAAAGTGCGTGTCGTCGGCCGCCAACTGCTTTCCGCCTTTCGCCTGTTCCCTAAACCGGGAGGAAAGGGTACGGATTCGACCGTGTAGGCCGCAGGACGCAGAGGATCAGCGTGACCCAGGAGGTAACCAACCAGACGCCGCCGCTTGCCGGCTCGAACGCCTGGCGCGGCGATCCGCTGCTTATCCAGCTTGCCGAGGAATTTTCCGAGCCGGTACGGCACGATCTGGACACGCTCGGCCGCTTCGTCATGACCCACGAGGCACAGGAGCTTGCGCGGCTTGCCAATAGCGAGACGCCGAAGCTCAAGACGCATGACCGTCAGGGCCGTCGTCTCGACATTGTCGAATACCACCCTGCCTATCATGCGCTGATGCGCCGCTCGATGGCGGCCGGGCTGCATTGCTCGATCTGGGAGAACGGCGAGGCGGAGACCGGCCGGCGCCACCAGATTCGTGCCGCCCGCTATTATCTCACCTCCGAACTGGAGACGGGGCATCTCTGCCCGATCACCATGACCAGCGCCTCGCTCGCGGCGCTGATGGCGAATTCGAAGCTGTTCCGCGAATGGGCGCCGCGGGTCGCGTCGCGCAAATACGATCCGAGCCAGAGGCCGCCGGTGGAGAAATCCGGCCTAACGCTCGGCATGGGCATGACGGAGAAGCAGGGTGGCACCGATGTTCGCGCCAATACGACGCGCGCCGACCGGGCGAGCGACGGCTTCTACCGCATCAACGGCCACAAATGGTTCATGTCGGCGCCGATGAGCGACGCCTTCCTGGTGCTGGCGCAGGCGGGCGAGGGGCTCTCCTGCTTTCTCGTCCCGCGCATCCTTGGCGACGGCACGGTCAACGGCTTCCGCTTCCAGCGACTGAAAGACAAGCTTGGCAACCGCTCCAACGCTTCCTCCGAGGTCGAGTTCGTCGGTACAGTCGCCGAGATGGTCGGCGAGGCGGGGGAGGGCATCCGCACCATCATGGACATGGTGACGCTGACCCGGCTCGATTGCGCGCTCGGCTCCTCGGCGATCATGCGCGCCGGGCTGACCGAGGCCGTCCATCATGCGCGTTTCCGCAAAGTCTTCGGCAACACGCTGATCGACCAACCTCTCATGCAGCGCGTGCTGGCCGACATGGCGCTCGATGTCGCCGCCGCGACCGCCCTGTCGTTCCGGCTGGCTCGCGCCTTCGACGAGGCGGCGGAGAACCGTGCCGAAGCGGCGTTCGCCCGCGCCATGACACCGGTGGTCAAATATTGGGTATGCAAGACGGCGCCGGCCCTGCTTTACGAGGCGATGGAGTGCCTCGGCGGCAATGGCTACATCGAGGAGGCGCCGCTTGCGCGCTACTATCGCGAGGCTCCCGTCAACGCAATCTGGGAAGGCTCCGGTAACGTCATGGCGCTCGATGTGCTGCGCGTGCTGAAGCGCGGGCCGGGTCTTTTCGACGAGGTCATGGAGACCATCGGGCGCGACCTCGGCATGGCGGGCGAGGGGACCGTCGGCGTGCTGCGCGCGGCTATGCAGGTGGCGCAGTCGGACGAAGGCTCGGCGCGCATGTTCTGCGAGCAACTTGCGCTCTCCGCCGCCGCCGCCGAATTGAAGCGTCTTGGCGCCGGCCGCATCGCTGACGCCTTCGTCGAGACGCGGCTCGGCGGTCAGTGGCGCACGACCTACGGTATGCTCGACGGCCGCCACGACGCGCGCATGATCCTCGATACGCTCTATCCCGAAGTGGGATAGCTCGGCGGCCAAACCGCGCTGTCCGGAAACCGAGGTGACGGTCCGAATCGACGGTGCTCGTAGTCGCGAGCCCGGTCGCCAACTTCTCCCCGCTGAAACTTTCCGTTAACCTTAACGAATGGTTTCCATTGCCCTTGTCGGCTCCACGCTCCAGTTTCCCTGAACGAGCGGGATAGCAATGAACCGGATTCTCACCCTCTTTGTCTGTCTGCACTGGGCGGCCGTCTTCGTCGCCCTGACGCTGCTTGCCGGCCTGCATGGCGGCGAGAATTTTGCCGCGGTCCTGGCCGCGATCGGCATCCAGTTCCCCGTCGATGCCATGCCGGTGCCACCTGGGCTTTGCGCGCTGCTCGCCGTGGGGTTCGGCATCGTGGCAAGCCTCTTTCTATGGACCCTTATCACCGGGTTCCTCGACCGCCGGGTGGAGGGGAACGAGGCCGACGAGGTCGCGAGCCTTGCGTTCGGAGGTGCCGTCGCTGTCTTCACGCTCGTGTTCCTCGGATGCGCGGCAGGCGCGGAGGCCATCGGGCTTTACCGGTCGATGGCGCTCGAGATCGGCGCGCTCCTGGCATCCTATCTTGCCATATGCGCGGAACGGCGCATGGCTATCGCCGCGGCGGCCGGCGCGAGCAATCCGGCGGGTGCGGCCGCGCGTAGCATGGCCCTTCATGCGGCGCATGAAAGCCTGCTCGCCCGGCTCGGCAACGGGGGACGACGCTGATGCGCTATCTGCTCATCGCCTGGGCGGCGCCGCTCGGCCTCTTCTGGGGATGGTACTTCCTTTCCCTGAACGACATGAATTTCGGCTACATCATGCTGACGCGGCAGATGCACGATTTCGTGTTCCAGATTTACGGCCAGATACTCGGGATCGACCCGGCAACCATCCCGCCGCTCGTCGCCAAGGCCTGTGTCTTTGACACGTTCTTCATCGCCGCGCTCTATGCCTTCCGGCGGCGGCGCCAGATCCGCTCATGGTGGCGGGCACGGCGTGCCCGCTCGATCGCGAACGCCATGGTTGAACAGATGGAATGGCCTGGACGCGAAGGGGGGCCGTATGCGCGGGTCGCGCTGCCGCCCTATGCCGGAGGCTCCACCCGACGCCCAAGCGCCTGAAGGCGGTCGAGCACGCCTTGCAGGATGAAGGAAGCGGCGGCGGAATCGATCCGTCCTTCCCTCTTCTTCCGCGAAACGTCCATTTCGATCAGCGCCCTGTCCGCCGCGACGGTCGAAAGCCGCTCGTCCCAGAAGGCGAAGGGCAGGTCGGTCAGCCTTTCCATGTTGCGGACGAAGGCGCGGCTCGCCTGTGCGCGCGGGCCTTCCGAGCCGTCCATGTTGACGGGCAGGCCGACGACGATCCCGCCCGCATTCTCCGCATGTACGGCCGCCAGCAACTTCTCCGCGTCGAGGGAGAATTTT encodes:
- a CDS encoding lipoprotein-releasing ABC transporter permease subunit — its product is MVAWRYLRARRKETVISVIASISFLGIMLGVATLIIVMAVMNGFREELLTRILGVNGHLILQPIDRPLDDYDAVAKRIDGVAGVKMAIPLVEGQVLASGKVGAGTGALVRGIREADLKKIDLVAKQLHAGTLDGFDESGGVAIGVRMAENLGLELGDTITLISPDGDVTPFGTTPRVKAYTITAIFDIGMSEYDSTIIFMPFTEAQAYFNFGDKAQTIEIYLDNPDNVDEMRPKIEQAAKRELYLVDWRTRNQTFFSALEVERNVMFMILTLIVLVAALNIISGLIMLVKDKGSDIAILRTMGATSGAIMRIFLMAGSAIGAAGTLAGVVLGVVVCLNVERIREFFSWLLGTTLFNPELYFLSQLPARMDASETISVVIMALVLSFLATLFPAWRAARLDPVEALRYE
- a CDS encoding ABC transporter ATP-binding protein; translation: MMAGEFVLELKAVERYYLQGPKRLTILNGAEFSLKRGEMVALVAPSGTGKSTMLHAAGLLERPNGGDVIVNNRACGRLSDDDRTAIRRNEIGFVYQFHHLLPEFSAIENIMMPQIIRGLNRAEARERAVQLLDYMKIGKRAEHRPAELSGGEQQRVAIARAVANAPLILLADEPTGNLDPGTASYVYEALEALVRQSGLSALFATHNHELAARMDRRVTLAEGKVVPLR
- a CDS encoding aldo/keto reductase is translated as MQQRKLGADGPLVGAIALGCMSFGGAYGETDEAESHRTLARALELGVTYLDTANIYGIGRAEEVIGSFLKGKKGDFKIATKAGIKVGPPRGFDNAPEYLRECLEGSLRRLGLDHVDLFYVHRRDQSIPIEDVVETLVRFKEEGKIGGIGFSEISPGSLERAAAMHPVMAVQNEYSLWTRLPELGLVQACARHGTALVAFSPLGRGMFADVMPDPTRFHEKDFRRRNPRFMEPNFGFNKEKVARFNAYARDKGHSPSSLALAWVLAHAPHIIPIPGTRSPEHLEQDAAGADIVLTPKDMGEIEAILPVGFAHGARYSDQQNIGPERYG
- a CDS encoding acyl-CoA dehydrogenase family protein, yielding MTQEVTNQTPPLAGSNAWRGDPLLIQLAEEFSEPVRHDLDTLGRFVMTHEAQELARLANSETPKLKTHDRQGRRLDIVEYHPAYHALMRRSMAAGLHCSIWENGEAETGRRHQIRAARYYLTSELETGHLCPITMTSASLAALMANSKLFREWAPRVASRKYDPSQRPPVEKSGLTLGMGMTEKQGGTDVRANTTRADRASDGFYRINGHKWFMSAPMSDAFLVLAQAGEGLSCFLVPRILGDGTVNGFRFQRLKDKLGNRSNASSEVEFVGTVAEMVGEAGEGIRTIMDMVTLTRLDCALGSSAIMRAGLTEAVHHARFRKVFGNTLIDQPLMQRVLADMALDVAAATALSFRLARAFDEAAENRAEAAFARAMTPVVKYWVCKTAPALLYEAMECLGGNGYIEEAPLARYYREAPVNAIWEGSGNVMALDVLRVLKRGPGLFDEVMETIGRDLGMAGEGTVGVLRAAMQVAQSDEGSARMFCEQLALSAAAAELKRLGAGRIADAFVETRLGGQWRTTYGMLDGRHDARMILDTLYPEVG
- a CDS encoding DUF6105 family protein, translating into MRYLLIAWAAPLGLFWGWYFLSLNDMNFGYIMLTRQMHDFVFQIYGQILGIDPATIPPLVAKACVFDTFFIAALYAFRRRRQIRSWWRARRARSIANAMVEQMEWPGREGGPYARVALPPYAGGSTRRPSA
- the ruvX gene encoding Holliday junction resolvase RuvX, giving the protein MSVQSVDELLRGLPPGKVLAGIDLGTKTIGLAVSDRSLAFAHPRPVIVRKKFSLDAEKLLAAVHAENAGGIVVGLPVNMDGSEGPRAQASRAFVRNMERLTDLPFAFWDERLSTVAADRALIEMDVSRKKREGRIDSAAASFILQGVLDRLQALGRRVEPPA